Within Cyanobium sp. AMD-g, the genomic segment GGCCGAGAAGCGCCCCCGGCGGTTGGCGCTGTTCTGCACCGGCGGCATCCGCTGCGAGAAAGCCACGGCCTACCTGCTGGCCCAGGGGTTCGAGGACGTGCTGCAACTGCAGGGCGGCATCCTCAACTACCTGGAGCAGGTGCCGGAAGCCGAGAGCCGCTGGCAGGGGGAGTGCTACGTCTTCGATCAGCGGGTGGCCCTCAACCACCAGCTTCAGCCGGGCCGCTACCACATGTGCCACGCCTGCGGCCTGCCACTGGCCCCAGCCGACATGGAGCTGGACAGCTACGTGGCGGGGGTGAGCTGCCGCCACTGCATGGATCGGTTCACCCCGGCCGACCGGGAGCGCTTCGCCGAGCGCCAGCGCCAGATGCGGCGGGCTGAAACCTGCGACGAACCGCACATCGGCCGGGTCATGCCCCCCGCCGGCGCTTGAGCGGATGGCGGCCGCCCTGCCGATCCTGTACAGCTTTCGACGCTGCCCCTACGCGATCCGGGCGCGGCTGGCCCTGGCGGCGGCGGGTCTGAGACCGGGGCTGGATCTGGAACTGCGGGAAGTGCACCTGGGCCGCAAGCCGCCCGAGCTGCTGGAAGCCTCCGCCGCTGGCACCGTGCCGGTGCTGGTGCTGCCGATGGACGCTGGTGGTGCTGAGGTGCTTCCCGACAGCCTGGCGGTCATGGACTGGGCCCTGACGGTGCAGGATCCGTACGACCTGCGGCGCAGCGGCGAGCGGGCCCGGATCGCCGCCCTGATCGAGCAGAACGATGGGGCCTTCAAGCACCATCTGGATCGTTTCAAGTACGCCCATCGCTATCCCGGCGACGACCGGGAGCTGCATCGCGGCGCGGCGCTCGAGATCCTGCGGAGCTGGAGCGAGGCCCTGGAGCCTGGCGGCTGGCTGCTGGGGAGGCGTCCATCCCTGGCCGACATGGCCCTGCTGCCCTTCGTGCGCCAGTTCCGGATCGCCGATGCGGAGGACTTCGATCAGCAGAGTGATCTGGTGCCACTGCAACGCTGGCTGCAACGGTTCCTGCAGGGGCCCGAACTGGCGGCGGTGATGGCCGGGCCCTGGGCGCCGCGGCGGCCCTGGCGCTCAGAGGGTTGGATCTACCACCTGGCGCTGGCTGACGAATGGCGCCGGGCCCGGACCGCAGGGGTGTACGAACGCTCGACCCGCGGGCAATCACTCCAGGATGTGGGCTTCATCCATGCCAGCGGGGCCGAACAGGTGGAGGCGACCTACGGGCGCTTCTACGCCGACGCGGGGGAGGTGCTGCTGCTGACCATCGACCCCGATCGCCTGACGGCGCCGCTGCGGTGGGAGCCGGCACCGGACACGGGTGAGTGCTTCCCCCACATCCATGGCCCGTTGCCCCTGGAGGCGGTGCTCGCCGCGGAGCCCTTTCCGGAGCCTGTGGCCGGCCAGCGATGCTGAGCCTGGCTGCGCTGGAGGAGCGGGCCAGGGACCACGGCCTGCTGCTGCGGCTCCAGGTGAAGGGGCTGGCGGGGGTGCGGGGGCTGCGGGTGGCGGTCGCCCGGCCGCGGGCGGAGCAGCCGCCGCTGCTGCTGGGGGAGCTCAAGGGCTGGTGCCTGCCCCTGGCCGATGGCCTGCGCCTCGACACGCTGCGGGTGCAGGGCGAGCGCACCGAAGCCGTGGGGCCGTTGATCTGGGCGGCCACCTTTGCCTGGGCCCTGGAGACCACCCCCTGCCGCTCGGCCCGCTTGCTGGCGATTCGCGATGGGGAACGCCAGCACCGGCGCCTGCGGCGCTACTTCCGGCGGCTCGGCTTCACGCCGCTGCGGGAGCTGGGCGGGGGCCCGCTGGATCTGGCCCCACGGCTGTTGTGGGGCGGGGCGGGTCTGCTGATGCAGGGCCATTGCGACGAAGGCCTGCGCCGCAGCGTGCGCTGGCTGGCGTGCAGCCAATGACACCTACGTTGGGTTTTGGGTTACGAGTTGGACCATGGGCACCGCCTCCCTGACGATCAACAATCAGTCGGGCAGCACTCTCTATTACTACGTCGTCGGGCCTGGTTTCAGCGTTGAGCCACTGCCGCCGGGCCAGAGCAACACCCTCAGCACTGGCCTGAACACCATCACGATCAAGGCAGCTCCTCAGATGAGGATCTACGTGTCAAGTTCTGCGGGCCTGTTTGCAACGCCAGCCCAGGAACCGATCGGCTGGAACACCACAGCGCCGTTCTCCTTCTACGAATACACCATTGATGCCAGCGGCTTTTCCGCTGACATGTCCTACATCGATGACTGGGCCTATCCCATCCAGACCAACATCACCGACAGCACAGGATCGATCCACAACTTCGGCTTCCTGAAGGCGGCCGAGATCGCCATGGGATTCGCCGCCCTGCCACCGGGCGGATTCGTCACCAGTGCGGCCTCAGGTCAAGGGGTCGGCACGGCATCGAATCTCTGGGATGGGCCGAACCAGCGGTTCGTTGGCCCGATGAGGCTCTGGCAACAGCAGGTGATCATGGCCAATGCCGTTCAGAACGGACAACAGGCCTACTGGCCGCCGAATGCTCCCGCGGGCTGGATCAAGTTCCTTGAGGAGGTTCCCTATGGGCCCTCCCCCTTTGGCTACCCCCGCTCAACCAGCGCCAGCAGCCTGAATCCTCAGCAGACCTATCCGGCCTTCGGTTTTGACTTCTCCACCAACACATCCTGGACCGCCATGAATGGCGGATTGGGTGCGCAGGTGCCCCAACCCAGCGGAGAGCAGTTGTTCGCCCACAACTGGAACGTCTGGAATTACGGATACACGAATGCTGATCCAAGCGCAGACAAACCGAATCCCAACTATTCCTTTGAGGCCAATGCCTATACATCCATTCTCCGCTCCCAGGCAGCCAGAGAAAAGGCCGCGGGAAGACTCCCCAACACCGCCGGTTCATCACCGACGGCCAATAATCCGAACTTCGTTGGCTTCTATACCGCTGCCAAGGACGACTACTACGGAACGTTCACCGTTGCCGCGATCACCAATGTCCAGCTCACGATCGGAGCCCTGGCCCCTTCCACCATCGGTACCAGCCGCCATGACGGCATCGTCGGCAGCGGTGGCCACGACATCATCTCGGGTGGCTACGGCGCCGATTGGCTGGCTGGAGCCCCTCTGGCCCCGAACTGGTCCGCGCCGAACAAC encodes:
- a CDS encoding DUF952 domain-containing protein, whose translation is MAAALPILYSFRRCPYAIRARLALAAAGLRPGLDLELREVHLGRKPPELLEASAAGTVPVLVLPMDAGGAEVLPDSLAVMDWALTVQDPYDLRRSGERARIAALIEQNDGAFKHHLDRFKYAHRYPGDDRELHRGAALEILRSWSEALEPGGWLLGRRPSLADMALLPFVRQFRIADAEDFDQQSDLVPLQRWLQRFLQGPELAAVMAGPWAPRRPWRSEGWIYHLALADEWRRARTAGVYERSTRGQSLQDVGFIHASGAEQVEATYGRFYADAGEVLLLTIDPDRLTAPLRWEPAPDTGECFPHIHGPLPLEAVLAAEPFPEPVAGQRC
- a CDS encoding M10 family metallopeptidase C-terminal domain-containing protein, producing MGTASLTINNQSGSTLYYYVVGPGFSVEPLPPGQSNTLSTGLNTITIKAAPQMRIYVSSSAGLFATPAQEPIGWNTTAPFSFYEYTIDASGFSADMSYIDDWAYPIQTNITDSTGSIHNFGFLKAAEIAMGFAALPPGGFVTSAASGQGVGTASNLWDGPNQRFVGPMRLWQQQVIMANAVQNGQQAYWPPNAPAGWIKFLEEVPYGPSPFGYPRSTSASSLNPQQTYPAFGFDFSTNTSWTAMNGGLGAQVPQPSGEQLFAHNWNVWNYGYTNADPSADKPNPNYSFEANAYTSILRSQAAREKAAGRLPNTAGSSPTANNPNFVGFYTAAKDDYYGTFTVAAITNVQLTIGALAPSTIGTSRHDGIVGSGGHDIISGGYGADWLAGAPLAPNWSAPNNFRDLAFFALPGAPAQWKGLYGGGSDSFVYVRADSSLSNPQLRDVITDFAADDRIDLSRVDADSGRAGLQHFTWIGSREFYGQAGQLRIQQNRGQNDILLQGDTDGNGKSDFEVMLMGPLLFSASNLILS